ATAAGAGTGACAAAATTGGTGATGCAAAAAGCGATACAGGAATCTCAAGTGAAATTGTAACAGTTAGCAAGAATAGGAGAGTATAGTTCAAAATGGGGTTGACTGGCCATAAATTATCCGTGTAGGTTGTTATTTTTGGAGCTATATGGCCTGCTCCACCTAACATGGCATGATGTATGCTATTAGCCATCCAGGTCAATCTATGCTGTTGGCTCCCAATGTCACAGTTCAAAGTTGCCTTTGCTCGCTACAATCTGGAGTTGGGTGAAGTTGTCTCTGCATGCTACAAACCCGTATTGGATATAGTACAATTAAATACAATAAAGCACGTCACTAGTAGCTTAATTGGTCTTGGATCAACAACTGATGAGCATAGGTATAAACCAGGTGGTGACAAACCCTTCTTTATGCTGGTACAGAGTTCAAATGTTGTTTTAATTCTTAGCATAAAGTTTGTTGACATAAATATTGGTTCCTGTTTGTTGAAATATAATTTGGATCTTCTTTGTGGCAACTAGTCAAATATAATTTGGATCTTCTTTGTGGAAACTAGTCAGCATGAGCTTAGCTCCTgcatataaataattttgtatcTGTTAGCGTAGGGCATTGATAATTGGTTGTACAATGAGTACTAGTAGGCATCAGCGAACTCCATGAGGGTATCACGGAATTAagttcctttttgtttttttttgttttttttttttttactttttgggcTCTGTTAGTACTTTGTGAGGATATTATTATGATCTGTTAGTGTAACTTATTTTGAACTTTAGATCGACTACAAGTTTGAGCATAGAGTCTAGGAAATGTGCAGTATTTCAATTAACCTAACATACATCTACATGTGCAGTATCACTAGTCTGACCTGTACTTTTTATGTTCATCATCAGTAACATTATTTCTCAGGTAATGGATCAATGGGTAATTAGGTATGTAGGCATCATTCAACTACATGGCAAATGAAAATGTCTCTGCATTACTACTTATCACAATCACAACCACCACTAGTTAGTTTCCCTTGTTTATGTTCAATTTTTCAAGAGAATTAGATGAATCGGCTGTTATGGTGCCTTCCAGCATCTGTTGCTATGTGTGGATCTCGAAGGAAAAGGTGGTGGCCTGAAATAAGGGGAAGTTGAGGCAGTAGTAATGATATGCTTTGAATGATTTCTTCTGTCAGGTTTTTCAATTATTGAAAGAAAAACATAATAGATCCTGCGTTGATTTAAGTTTTGATATAGGGACGTGTTGGTGAATATCAAGGTTGCATCAGAAACTCTATTTGTTATTGCGTCTCATCCTTTCTGCACGGCTATGATGTTGACTGAGAAATACGAGTTACAGTGGCTATGAAAAACTAAGCTGCATAGCAATTTGTTTGTTTCTGTTCCAATAAAGAGTTGTTACCGAAGCTCTCTGTAACTCCTGTGCCATATTGCTCTAAGAGTGCTATGCAGCTGCATCATGTTTAGGTGCTAATTGATGTCGAATAAGTGCTTCAATTATttcttcaaaagtttcaaatctTATTAGATTTCAGGTGGTTCTTCATTGAGTTCTATTGTTTTCCTTGGATTTATTTAATAGGCTAAATGACAGGATTTCTGCCTCCATGTTTCAGGGTTCAGAGTTTCTTTCATGATGATCCGACCGATTACTCTGGTTATACTCATGCAGCAAAGCCTGACTGGATCAAGATTATGTGGAGCGGCACTCGAGCTTTGGGCTCTGATGGCAATATTAAACATCTAGAACCATTTGCCTGTGGTTAATTTGTAAATACTCTTGTTCGTCcgtgtgagtgtgtgtgtgtgtacagtAGATTACATAACAATATAATTGAGTCAACGTAGTATCATCGAATGGTTGGCTCACATTGGAGAATTTTGGATTTTGCTTTGTGGCATATTGTGTCTTCCGTTTGTGAACTTTTAGCTAAATTTGTGAAAATACTATTTTGCTCTAGTCAAGAAAGGTTATGCTGCTGTTACACAAGCGGCAGCTGTTGCTTCCGGGCAAAGGGAGATATAAAAGAGGTAGAATTTACCTGTCCTGCAGCATTGTTTGTATAATTATCTGCAAAATATTATGCTGTCaatgtattatttattactcATGATCTGGTGACTATCTATTATTTCTCAAATTTCGGGTTGTGGATGGAAAGTTAGAATCATCCTTTAAAATATGTATCAAGAGAAGATTCTTACTTGCTGATCATATAGTACATACTCGATGACATATTACCGATGGGTTTTCTTGGGTGCGCTTGATCGAGCAAAAGCGTGCATGACCGCAGTGAGGAACCCGACTCTCTCGGCGGGTCCCTGTAGTCTAAGCGTCTGGACTGATGTGTACGGTGCAACTGTGATGTGTCGCTTAATTTTTTTGCACAGTCATTTAAGGGTTCATTCGGTATTGAGATTTATCTAGGCCAATGCAGTAATATATAGAAGAtactgtagaaaatatatcataacgaATTTGTTATAagagatataaaatttttttatttattgtatattttttaatcgtACGTAGAGTGACGGAGTCTCTCGTCAATCTCAAGCAGAACCTGTATTACACAATCGCTTCATCAAGGACTTACATGCGgtgcaaataaataaaaagctgGACAACATGTAGCTGGGCTAAACAGGGCCTAAGATAAGCGGACTCATCTTcgttctttttatatatatatatatatatagagagagagtgaggctactatgcaaTCGGAATtatggagccttccgtgcttccagctcgttttcgatgttgcgactttcaaatcgtcgatcggcttcattaaatttgatctagagtatttggagtacctacaaaataaattgtattatttttcgatatcatttgcctagtgatcgaatgagctcaaaatcaacaaattttttatataaagagTTATTTAGTTTGGGCCAAATTAAGGTTTGCGGCCCAACGACGACGCGGAGCGACAGAGACAGGACCGCTCGACTATTAGGTCGGCTTTTCCTCGGCGAAAACGATCCATCCTCCCCTCATCCGCTGGCTACCCCCCACCCTAAActaaaaaggagaaagaaggaaaaaaatggGATTCCATCCCATCCCATTCGTAGTAGCGTGCCGACCTCTCTAGTCTAATAAGTCTAGTCTAGTATAGGAGTCGAGTTGATCATCGccagggagggagggagggagggagggcgATGGGAGGAggcgagagggagagggagagggagagggatgggGGTGAGGAGGAGCAGCAGAAGCGGTCGGAGATCTACACGTACGAGGCCGGGTGGCACATCTACGCGATGAACTGGAGCGTGCGGCGGGACAAGCGGTACCGGCTGTCGATCGCCAGCCTTCTGGAGCAGTACTCGAACCGCGTGGAGATCGTGCAGCTGGACGACGCCACCGGCGACATCCGCGCCGACCCCGCCCTCGCCTTCGACCACCCCTACCCCCCCACCAAGTCCATGTTCGTCCCCGACCGCGACTGCctccgccccgacctcctcgcCACCTCCGCCGACTTCCTCCGCATCTGGCAGAtccacgacgacgacgacgacggccctggccccgaccccgaccccgaTCATGACGACGACGGAGAcggagacgacgacgacaacaacaacaacaacaacaacaacgccGCGACGAAGACGACAGAGAAGACGACGTCTGCTGTACCGCcgataataacaataataaataataattctaattctaatagcAGCAGGAAGCACAAGcacaagcagcagcagcagcagcagcagagcaGCAAGAATAATCATAGCAGTAACAAAATCGGGGGAGCAGCAGGAACAACcacaataataacaacaacagtAAAGCAGCAAAGAAGCACGGAGCGGGGTTAGAGGGAGGGGGGGAGGGGTTCGGGGGCGGCGGTGAGCTGCGGGCGGTGCTGAACGGGAACCGGAACTCGGAGTTCTGCGGGCCGCTGACGTCGTTCGACTGAACGAGGCGGAGCCGCGGCGTGGGGACTCGTTCGATCGACACGACGTGCACGATCTGGGACATCGAGCGGGAGGCGGTGGACACGCAGCTGATCGCGCACGACAAGGAGGTGTACGACATCGCGTGGGGCGGCGTGGGCGTGTTCGCGTCCGTGTCGGCCGACGGGTCCGTGCGCGTGTTCGACCTGCGCGACAAGGAGCACTCCACCATCATCTACGAGTCCGCCGACCCCGCACCCCCCGACGCCCCGCTGGTGCGCCTCGGCTGGAACAAGCAGGACCCGCGCTACATGGCCACCGTCATCATGGACAGCCCCAAGGTCGTCGTCCTCGACATCCGCTTCCCCACCCTCCCCGTCGTCGAGCTCCACCGCCACCAGGCCGCCGTCAACGCCATCGCCTGGGCCCCCCACAGCTCCTGCCACATCTGCaccgccggcgacgacgcccaGGCCCTCATCTGGGACCTCTCCTCCATGGgcacccaccaccaccaccacccgaAGCAgcagcaccaccaccaccctcaGACCAGtgagggcggcggcggtggcggcggcctCGACCCCATCCTCGCCTACACGGCCGGGGCCGAGATCGAGCAGCTCCAGTGGTCCTCCACCCAGCCCGACTGGGTCGCCATCGCCTTCGCCAACAAGCTCCAGATCCTCCGCGTCTGACCGCCCCATCGCTCTCTCTTATCcgtccataaaaaaaaatgcgtTTTTGCCGTCACCGTGAAAAGATACAAGGTAAGCTTCTTTGAcccttccttccttccttccttccttccttcctttAATTGGTCGATGGCCGTACTGTTATTGCTATCTCCTCTTCCTCTAGCTCTGCTTTAGCTTCTGCTGTCCACGCCAAATCTCCTCTGTAAGATACCATGTCCATTCGCATAATCAGAGTTAAACCCTGCCTACGAACTCGGTGCTCTTCTTGTTGAATTCTTGGTAGATTCATTCTCTCTTCTGAAATAGATACAAGCTATCTAGGATTCTGTAGTGAGTTGTTTTCCCCCCCCTCTAAACTAACTCCTAttagtaggaggaggaggaggaggaggaggaggaggaggtcgtTGTGGTATCCTTAACAATTTAGAGCTCAGCAGAAGCAGTGGCGGATCCAAGCATCGGTCAGCATGTGGCACGTGTCCGCACCATATATATAGACGAACCCTTATAAAATATATCGATGTGCCAGTTCCGCATTGGATGAAATAAAGGTTATCATACCTATGGATAGGTTGCTGATAACCACTGCACCCATTCTGAACTTTCCAAATCAATGCTCTCCACGTCACTCCCTCGTCGCTTCCTTCCAAATGAGCTGACGAAAGTCTTCTTTCCGTCGcattctcttttttgtttgtcgTGACGCAGCAAGATTTAGCATCAGACTTTTAATCTCAGCTGTAAAAAGATTGATTTGATAGGAAATGGCTCGCGATTTATCTTAAAATCCCTATTCATGTGTACGGTGAATGAGAATTTAGGCCATTAAATAGCAGATATAGGAATTTGAACTCAGGGTCTCTTGAAACAGCAAGGGCTTGGGACCAGCTCTAGATCGacctaatagaaaataattcaGAAATAGACTTAACAGAAAAAAGAGGTTAACAATTTTTCTATCAATATTTTCTTATAAACTTTCATTCATTAGAAGAGGAAATTTCGAACAGATCTAAAAGCTCATTTCAAATTTCCGCCGCAACCTTTTTGCCCCATTCGCCAAGTTTTTTAGACAATGAAAAGCTGAAGTAACAGCTAAGCGCCAACAAAAGCGATAACTGGAAAGCTAAAGGCAATATTAATGTGATAGTCTCCAAATATGAACAAACAAATTATGACCGATagaagtttattattattatattgtgCCCTGCCCGAATAACGTTCCTGGATCCGCCCCTGCTCAGAAGCATCACTGCTCCGACTTTGTGCCTCATATCTGTGTCAATTGTGTAGATTAATCACTATCATTTAAGACTTCTCTTGATACTTTCGTCTTACAGTTAGCAATCCCTGCAAGATATGAAAATATTCATCCAGCAGCTTACATTGATCGTGCGTCCTTAGCCGTATTATGATACAAAATCTGTTCTCTCATGCTATGCAGGTTTTTGTGTTTTGATTTctcattattttataataaagaaTATATTCCTCTCGCTAACTCATTAAATGTTAGTTGGAATGCACTGTGATAAGCTTTAAGTAGATATTCAAGAATTCtatgtttttctttctctttttttaattgtcTCCTTATTTATTGCAAATTTTGATATCTATACTCTATTTAAGGCCTTTTACTTGTAGTTCAGATTCACTTTTGCGATAGTATATGCACTATGCCTACTGCACAGCCACTATTCGCTACCTTGTCTACCCACTTATTTTTCCACCTGTCAAACATTGATCGATAACTTACATATATCTCACAAGTTGTAAATGGTAAGAAGATGATCATAGCTTTGGCTTCCGTCGTCAATGGATTTAAAAGATGTTTTCATCTATGACAACTACAGGTATTAGCATTTTATGATCTTGGCATTGCATTTGCTGTCATTTCGTGGAAACTCCTTTTCATACtagtaaaattttctttaatttatggATTGATTATTGAAGCCTAATTAGACAGAGTGTCATGCATTTTCAATATAATTTGGAACCTTTGCAAATTGGGAAAGCTGCATAAGTTCTTCCTTATTATACAGTAGTGGTAAATTATGTGAGAAAAGTTACTTCtgtagtttgtttttttttttttactcgaaCTGGAATAAGTTTATTGTCCGCAGAGAAAtgctttttattaaaaaatttgcatTCTCTAACACCTTTCGTCTTTTTATTGTCCCATAACATTTGTACATTTGCTCTAGTATTCTGGTTCTACGCCATTCTCTTATCTGTTCCTTGCTTCTTAAGTTAATTACCGCAGAACATTTTATTCCTGGATTGttctctgaatttttttttttccatatggTATAAGCGTTTTGAATGGCATTGAATCTCTGCTTTACTTGAAAAGCTCAAACATAAAGATAAAGCCTGAGGCAAAGAATGGAGGTTATTTGGTAGCTACGAATGTTTGAAGCCTCAGTGGGATATTATTGCCAACAGAATGAGAAGCTGCATAGTTTCATGTAAGTTGAGCTTATTTTGTTCTGGGACTAACTGAGACCTTTATTTCAGGAATGGTGATCTAAAGCTAACTGACCTCCTTCACTTCATACTCTTCTGGTAATCTAAAAGGTGGGTGGGTGGGTTTTATGGAAAATTTGCCTCATGAGTTCTGAAAGTGAAGGCTGATCATTTCCTTTTTCCAAA
This DNA window, taken from Ananas comosus cultivar F153 linkage group 21, ASM154086v1, whole genome shotgun sequence, encodes the following:
- the LOC109726316 gene encoding LOW QUALITY PROTEIN: WD repeat-containing protein LWD1 (The sequence of the model RefSeq protein was modified relative to this genomic sequence to represent the inferred CDS: substituted 1 base at 1 genomic stop codon), which codes for MGGGERERERERDGGEEEQQKRSEIYTYEAGWHIYAMNWSVRRDKRYRLSIASLLEQYSNRVEIVQLDDATGDIRADPALAFDHPYPPTKSMFVPDRDCLRPDLLATSADFLRIWQIHDDDDDGPGPDPDPDHDDDGDGDDDDNNNNNNNNAGGGEGFGGGGELRAVLNGNRNSEFCGPLTSFDXTRRSRGVGTRSIDTTCTIWDIEREAVDTQLIAHDKEVYDIAWGGVGVFASVSADGSVRVFDLRDKEHSTIIYESADPAPPDAPLVRLGWNKQDPRYMATVIMDSPKVVVLDIRFPTLPVVELHRHQAAVNAIAWAPHSSCHICTAGDDAQALIWDLSSMGTHHHHHPKQQHHHHPQTSEGGGGGGGLDPILAYTAGAEIEQLQWSSTQPDWVAIAFANKLQILRV